TTGAATGGCCACTCGTGGCGCGATCGTCGATCTCGATGGAACGGTCTATCGCGGCGACACACCTCTTGTTGGTGCTCGTGAGGGACTCGAACTGCTTCATGACACCGGCCACGAGGTCTGCTTCGTCTCGAACAACCCGGCGAAATCCCCCACGGAGTTCGCCGCGCGACTCATCGAGATGGACGTGCCAGTCGATGCCGAAGCCGTCGTTTCGGCGGCCAGCGTCACCGCAAGCACGCTCGAACGAACCCACCCCGACGCCGACCTGTTCGTGATCGGCTCGCCCGGACTCCGATCGGTCCTCACCGCGGCGGGCTTTCGGCTGACCGACGATCCGGCGGCGTGTGACGTGCTCGTGGTCTCGTACGATCGCGGGTTCGAGTACGACGACATGACCGACGGACTGCGCGCGATCGAGGCCGGCGCGGCGTTCGTCGGTACCGACCCCGATCGGACGATCCCGACCGGAGACGGCCGCGCAGTACCGGGTTCGGGGGCGATCATCGACGCCATCGCGGGCGTCGTCGATCGTGATCCCGACTGGATCGCGGGCAAACCCGCCGCACGGATGGCCGAGACGGCACTCGATCGACTCGACTCTCCGCCCGGGGAGTGTCTCGTGATCGGCGACCGGCTCGACACCGACATCGCGATGGGCAAACGCCACGGGATGGAGACGGTGCTCGTCCTGACCGGCGTCACCGACCGGGAAACGTTCGCCGCGAGTGACATCACACCAGATCACGTGATCGACGGTCTCGGCGACATCGGGTCGGTGCTCGCCACGATCGACGACAACTGAGACGACAATTCCGGAAAACGGGCCCGAGGTTCCCGAACGTTTTTGGTGTCAGTCGGTGAAGACGAGGGCGCTATGGCAGACGAAGACGAACTCCGCACCCAGATGATGGACGCGTTCGAAGAGGCCGACTACCCGA
This genomic interval from Halococcus salifodinae DSM 8989 contains the following:
- a CDS encoding HAD-IIA family hydrolase, which gives rise to MATRGAIVDLDGTVYRGDTPLVGAREGLELLHDTGHEVCFVSNNPAKSPTEFAARLIEMDVPVDAEAVVSAASVTASTLERTHPDADLFVIGSPGLRSVLTAAGFRLTDDPAACDVLVVSYDRGFEYDDMTDGLRAIEAGAAFVGTDPDRTIPTGDGRAVPGSGAIIDAIAGVVDRDPDWIAGKPAARMAETALDRLDSPPGECLVIGDRLDTDIAMGKRHGMETVLVLTGVTDRETFAASDITPDHVIDGLGDIGSVLATIDDN